A DNA window from Phragmites australis chromosome 11, lpPhrAust1.1, whole genome shotgun sequence contains the following coding sequences:
- the LOC133884537 gene encoding serine/threonine-protein kinase TOR-like isoform X4 yields MSVLVGLLHLERWSVLWIAPRRGRPSLEAISCVGSFAKAMGLAMEPHIRSGLLNAMFSAGLSDKLVEALESISTSIPSLLPTIQERLLDCISQALPKSSMRSGATVGRASRSNSLQQFVDSSSPVLVQLALRTLANFNFKGHELLEFARESVILYLEDEDSSTRKAASVCCCRLVVHSLSASSSSQFSSNRSNRMGGAKRRRLVEEIVEKLLNAAVADADVGVRSSVFKALYWNPTFDDFLAQADILTSIFVALNDEEYDVRELAISVAGRLSEKNPAYVLPALRRYLIQLLTYLDQSMDSKCKEDSARLLGCLIRSCARLILPYIAPIHKALVTRLCEGTGPIANNVLAAGVLATVGELAKVGGFAMRQYLPELMPVVVDALLDGGAVSKREVAVATLGQIIQSTGYVISPYNEYPPLLGLLLKLLNGELEWSTRLEVLKVLGIMGALDPHAHKRNQHNLPGQHREVLRPTIETAQHIVSMEELPTDFWPSFSASEDYYSTVAISSLMRILQDPSLSSYHQMVVGSLIFIFKSMGLGCVPYLPKVLPELFRAVRMCEDGGLKEFITWKLGTLISIVRQHIRKYLQDILSLISELWTSSFSLPAPNRTIQNPQGSPVLHLIGQLCLALNDEFRMYLLHILPNCIQVLGDAERCNDYYYVPDILHTLEVFGGNLDEHMHLVAPVLVRLFKVELVDIRRCAIVTLTKLIPKVQVGTHVSALVHHLKPVLDGNNDDLRKDATEALCCLAHALGEEFTIFIPSIHKILVKHHLRYRKWDEIENRLLRREPLITEILSVQKYTQCPPDVISDPLDDFDGEAADETQRQPRSHQVNDVRLRSAGEASQRSTREDWAEWMRHFSIALLKESPSPALRTCARLAQLQPSVARELFAAGFASCWVQMSESSQEQLVRSLKTAFSSQNIPPEILATLLNLAEFMEHDEKPLPIDTRLLGALAEKCRAFAKALHYKEMEFEAVCTKKMGANPVTVVESLIHINNQLHQHEAAIGILTYSQQHLEVQLKESWYEKLHRWDEALRAYTIKSSQASVPLQNLDASLGRMRCLAALARWEDLSALCREQWTGAEPSARLEMAPMAANAAWHMGEWDHMAEYVSRLDDGDENKLRMLGNTTASGDGSSNGAFFRAVLSVRCKKYDEARIYVERARRCLATELAALVLESYERAYNNMVRVQQLSELEEVIDYCTLPVESPIAAGRRELIRNMWNERIKGTKRNVEVWQALLAVRELVLPPNEDRDTWIKFAKLCWKNGRISQARSTLVKLLQFDPESSPEWTLYHAHPQVVLAYLKYQYAVGDELKRREAFSRLQDLSVQLATTMNSFSGTSANHGTMSNAGVPLIARVYLTLGSWKRALSPGLDDDSIQEILISYKNATLSANDWGKAWHIWALFNTEVMSRYTLRGRPDVAGKYVVAAVTGYFYSIACASTTKGVDDSLQDILRLLTLWFNYGATSEVQMALQEGFLLVKIEMWLVVLPQIIARIHSNNRVVRELIQSLLVRIGKGHPQALMYPLLVACKSISILRQRAAQEVVDKIRQHSGGLVDQAQLVSKELIRVAILWHEMWHEALEEASRMYFGEHNIEGMLAVLEPLHAMLEMGAVTIKENAFIQAYGHELLEAHECCLKYRATGEDAELTKAWDLYYHVFRRIDKQLPSLTTLDLHSVSPELLKCRKLELAVPGTYTADSPLVTIEYFVPQLIVITSKQRPRKLTIHGSDGNDYAFLLKGHEDLRQDERVMQLFGLVNTLLENSRKTSEKDLSIQRYAVIPLSPNSGLIGWVPNCDTLHALIREYRDARKIFLNQEHRLMLAFAPDYDHLPLIAKVEVFQHALQNTEGNDLAKVLWLKSRTSEVWLERRTNYTRSLAVMSMVGYLLGLGDRHPSNLMLDRHSGKILHIDFGDCFEASMNREKFPEKVPFRLTRMLVKAMEVSGIEGSFRTTCENVMQVLRTNRDSVMAMMEAFVHDPLINWRLFNFNEVPQVSNYGNANAHTVVSSEEAATNRELMQPHRGVREKELLQAVNQLGDANEVLNERAVAVMARMSHKLTGRDFSSGSALSGAGSSIQHGSEHLASGDTRDVEPGLSVKVQVQKLILQASSHEHLCQNYVGWCPFW; encoded by the exons ATGAGCGTTCTAGTGGGTTTGTTGCACTTGGAGAGATGGTCGGTGCTTTGG ATCGCTCCACGCAGAGGAAGGCCATCTCTTGAGGCAATTTCTTGTGTAGGAAGCTTTGCAAAAGCTATGGGTCTTGCGATGGAACCTCATATTCGTAGTGGGCTACTAAATGCCATGTTTTCTGCTGGTCTTTCTGATAAACTTGTAGAAGCACTTGAGTCTATAAGTACAAG CATCCCATCTTTGCTGCCTACAATACAGGAGCGTTTGTTGGATTGCATATCACAAGCACTTCCAAAGTCATCTATGAGATCTGGTGCTACTGTTGGTCGAGCAAGCAGGTCAAATAGTTTGCAGCAGTTTGTGGATTCTAGTAGTCCTGTTCTGGTGCAACTTGCACTGCGGACTCTAGCAAACTTCAACTTTAAG GGTCATGAGCTCCTGGAATTTGCAAGAGAGAGTGTAATCCTTTATCTGGAAGATGAAGATAGCAGTACCAGAAAAGCTGCTTCAGTTTGCTGTTGCAGATTAGTTGTGCATTCCCTTTCTGCTTCCTCTAGTTCACAGTTCAGTTCAAATAGGTCAAATCGTATGGGAGGAGCTAAACGCCGCCGTCTTGTAGAGGAG ATAGTGGAAAAACTTCTTAATGCTGCAGTTGCTGATGCTGATGTTGGTGTTAGAAGTTCGGTTTTCAAGGCTCTGTACTGGAACCCgacttttgatgattttttggcCCAAGCTGACATCTTGACTTCAATTTTTGTTGCTTTGAATGATGAG GAGTATGATGTCAGAGAACTGGCAATTTCGGTTGCTGGCAGATTGTCTGAAAAAAATCCAGCATATGTGCTGCCGGCCCTTCGTCGCTATCTTATACAGCTGCTCACTTATCTTGATCAGAG TATGGATAGCAAGTGTAAAGAGGACAGTGCTCGGTTGTTGGGTTGCCTAATTAGGAGTTGTGCGCGGCTAATACTTCCTTACATTGCTCCAATTCACAAG GCGCTAGTGACTAGATTATGTGAAGGAACAGGACCAATTGCTAATAATGTGCTTGCTGCGGGAGTGCTTGCCACTGTTGGAGAACTGGCCAAAGTG GGCGGTTTTGCAATGAGGCAATATCTTCCTGAGCTAATGCCTGTAGTTGTGGATGCTCTTTTGGACGGGGGTGCTGTTAGTAAAAGGGAAGTGGCAGTAGCAACCCTTGGTCAAATTATCCAAAGCACAGG ATATGTTATCTCTCCCTATAATGAGTATCCACCATTGCTTGGCTTACTCTTGAAGTTGCTGAATGGTGAATTGGAATGGTCGACTAGACTAGAAGTGCTGAAG GTTTTAGGGATTATGGGTGCACTGGACCCTCATGCACATAAGCGTAATCAACATAATCTACCTGGTCAACATAGAGAGGTCCTACGGCCAACAATTGAGACCGCTCAACATATTGTTTCCATGGAAGAGTTACCAACTGACTTCTGGCCATCTTTTTCAGCATCTGAGGACTACTATTCAACA GTTGCAATTAGTTCGCTCATGCGAATTCTTCAAGATCCTTCCCTTTCAAGTTATCATCAAATGGTGGTTGGCTCACTTATCTTTATTTTTAAG TCAATGGGCCTTGGCTGCGTTCCATATTTACCAAAG GTTCTTCCTGAGCTATTCCGTGCTGTTCGCATGTGTGAGGATGGTGGTTTGAAAGAGTTCATAACCTGGAAGCTTGGGACATTGATATCTATTGTTCGGCAG CACATTAGAAAATATTTACAAGACATactctctctcatctctgaATTATGGACTTCCTCATTCAGCTTGCCTGCACCAAACCGGACCATACAGAATCCACAGGGTTCACCG GTTCTTCACCTTATTGGGCAACTATGCTTAGCATTAAATGATGAGTTCAGAATGTATTTACTTCACATTCTACCAAATTGTATTCAAGTCTTGGGTGATGCTGAACGATGCAATGATTATTACTATGTTCCTGACATATTACACACACTTGAAGTTTTCGGCG GAAATTTGGATGAGCACATGCACTTGGTTGCTCCAGTGCTTGTTCGTTTATTTAAAGTTGAGCTAGTTGATATCAGGCGGTGTGCCATTGTCACTTTGACTAAGCTTATACCTAAGGTGCAG GTTGGTACTCATGTTTCAGCTTTGGTGCATCATCTGAAGCCTGTCTTGGATGG CAACAATGATGATCTCCGGAAAGATGCTACGGAGGCTCTTTGCTGTCTCGCACACGCTCTTGGAGAAGAATTTACAATATTCATACCATCAATACACAAAATTCTTGTGAAGCATCATTTGCGG TATAGAAAGTGGGATGAGATCGAAAATCGATTACTAAGGCGAGAGCCACTCATCACTGAAATTTTGTCTGTACAAAAGTACACACAGTGTCCTCCTGATGTCATTAGTGACCCCCTTGATGATTTTGATGGTGAGGCAGCTGATGAAACACAGCGACAACCAAGAAGTCATCAA GTCAACGATGTTCGATTGAGAAGTGCCGGCGAGGCTTCGCAGAGGAGTACTAGGGAAGACTGGGCTGAATGGATGAGGCATTTTAGTATTGCACTCCTCAAAGAGTCGCCATCTCCAGCTTTACGCACCTGTGCAAGGCTAGCTCAGCTTCAG CCTTCTGTTGCCCGCGAGTTGTTTGCTGCGGGTTTTGCAAGTTGCTGGGTCCAAATGAGTGAATCATCTCAGGAACAACTTGTGAGAAGTCTCAAAACAGCCTTCTCATCTCAAAACATTCCTCCCGAAATCCTTGCCACGCTTCTGAACTTG GCTGAGTTTATGGAACATGATGAGAAGCCTCTTCCAATTGATACCAGGCTGCTTGGTGCACTTGCTGAGAAG TGCCGAGCATTTGCGAAAGCTCTCCATTATAAAGAAATGGAGTTTGAAGCTGTATGCACCAAGAAGATGGGTGCAAATCCTGTTACTGTGGTTGAATCCCTTATTCATATTAACAATCAACTGCACCAGCATGAG GCAGCTATTGGGATATTGACTTACTCACAACAGCATCTAGAAGTTCAATTGAAAGAGTCATG GTATGAAAAATTGCACCGTTGGGATGAGGCCCTCAGAGCGTACACCATTAAGTCATCCCAGGCATCTGTTCCATTACAAAACTTGGACGCTTCATTGG GTCGAATGAGGTGTCTAGCAGCGTTGGCTCGTTGGGAAGATCTAAGTGCGTTGTGCAGAGAGCAGTGGACTGGTGCAGAACCATCTGCTCGACTTGAAATGGCTCCAATG GCTGCAAATGCTGCTTGGCATATGGGTGAGTGGGACCATATGGCAGAATATGTTTCTCGTCTAGATGATGGGGACGAGAACAAGCTCCGTATGTTGGGTAACACAACGGCTAGTGGTGATGGAAGCAGCAATGGCGCTTTCTTCCGAGCTGTTCTTTCAGTTCGTTGCAAGAAG TACGATGAAGCTCGGATATATGTTGAACGAGCtcggcggtgtttggctacagAACTTGCAGCACTG GTGCTTGAGAGTTACGAGCGTGCTTATAACAACATGGTGCGGGTCCAACAGCTTTCAGAACTGGAAGAG GTGATTGATTACTGCACCCTTCCGGTGGAAAGCCCAATTGCCGCCGGACGAAGGGAACTTATTCGCAATATGTGGAATGAGCGCATTAAAGGAACAAAGCGAAATGTTGAG GTGTGGCAAGCCCTACTTGCTGTCAGAGAGTTGGTTCTTCCTCCTAACGAAGACAGAGACACCTGGATAAAGTTTGCTAAACTTTGCTGGAAGAATGGTCGTATTAGTCAGGCTAGATCTACTTTAGTCAAACTTTTACAG TTTGATCCTGAATCTTCTCCTGAATGGACACTGTATCATGCACATCCACAAGTAGTCTTGGCTTATCTGAAGTACCAATATGCTGTTGGAGATGAGCTTAAAAGGAGGGAGGCATTTTCTAGGTTACAA GATTTGTCAGTGCAGCTTGCTACTACTATGAATAGTTTCTCTGGGACATCAGCAAACCATGGTACCATGTCAAATGCTGGAGTACCACTTATTGCTCGTGTTTATTTGACGCTTGGTAGCTGGAAGAGAGCACTATCACCTGGGTTAGATGATGATTCTATTCAAG AAATTTTGATTTCTTATAAAAATGCCACACTAAGTGCCAATGACTGGGGCAAGGCTTGGCACATATGGGCTTTGTTCAACACGGAAGTCATGTCACGCTATACTTTGCGAGGCAGACCAGATGTCGCAGGAAAATATGTTGTTGCAGCAGTAACCGGATATTTCTACTCTATTGCTTGTGCATCTACAACCAAAGGGGTTGATGATAGCTTACAG GATATCCTTCGGCTCTTAACTCTTTGGTTCAACTATGGGGCTACCTCAGAAGTTCAAATGGCGTTGCAGGAAGGCTTTTTGCTTGTCAAGATTGAAATGTGGTTGGTTGTGCTGCCCCAGATAATTGCAAGGATTCATTCAAACAATAGAGTAGTTAGAGAACTGATACAGTCATTGCTAGTTCGAATTGGAAAGGGACATCCACAG GCATTAATGTATCCCTTGTTGGTTGCCTGCAAATCAATAAGTATATTGAGACAACGTGCAGCACAGGAGGTCGTTGATAAGATCCGCCAGCATAGTGGAGGTCTTGTTGACCAG GCGCAGCTTGTTTCAAAGGAATTGATACGGGTAGCAATTTTGTGGCATGAGATGTGGCATGAAGCTCTCGAGGAAGCTAGCAGGATGTATTTTGGTGAACACAATATTGAGGGAATGCTTGCCGTACTTGAGCCATTGCATGCAATGCTTGAGATGGGAGCTGTGACAATTAAGGAGAATGCGTTCATTCAG GCTTATGGACATGAATTACTGGAAGCACATGAGTGCTGTTTAAAATATAGGGCTACGGGAGAGGATGCTGAGCTGACTAAG GCATGGGATTTGTATTACCATGTGTTTAGAAGAATCGACAAACAGCTTCCAAGTCTTACAACCCTCGATTTGCAC TCTGTTTCACCTGAGCTACTCAAATGTCGAAAGTTGGAGCTTGCTGTACCAGGAACTTATACCGCAG ATTCACCACTTGTGACAATTGAGTATTTTGTTCCCCAATTGATTGTGATAACATCGAAACAAAGACCAAGAAAACTGACAATTCATGGAAGCGATGGCAATGATTATGCATTCTTGCTTAAAGGCCATGAAGATTTGCGGCAAGATGAACGTGTAATGCAG CTTTTTGGTCTGGTGAATACTCTCCTTGAGAACTCTAGGAAAACATCAGAAAAAGATCTGTCAATCCAAAGATATGCCGTTATACCATTGTCACCTAACAGTGGTTTAATTGGATGGGTTCCCAACTGCGACACACTTCATGCTCTGATCCGTGAATACAGAGATGCCAGGAAG ATTTTCTTAAATCAGGAGCACAGACTTATGTTGGCTTTTGCACCCGATTATGATCACTTACCCCTCATTGCGAAGGTGGAAGTATTTCAGCATGCTTTGCAAAAtactgaagggaatgaccttgcAAAG GTTCTGTGGCTGAAAAGTCGAACTTCCGAAGTATGGCTTGAGCGCCGTACAAACTACACTAGAAGTCTTGCTGTTATGAGCATG GTTGGCTATTTGCTTGGTTTAGGGGATCGGCATCCAAGTAATCTCATGTTAGATCGCCATAG tggaaaaatattacatattgACTTTGGGGATTGCTTTGAGGCTTCAATGAATCGAGAGAAGTTCCCTGAAAAA GTACCATTCCGTTTGACTAGAATGCTTGTGAAAGCTATGGAAGTTAGTGGTATCGAGGGTAGTTTCAGAACAACTTGTGAAAATGTGATGCAAGTCCTTCGAACAAACAGAGACAGTGTCATGGCCATGATGGAG GCATTTGTACATGACCCCCTAATCAATTGGCGTTTGTTCAATTTCAATGAAGTTCCTCAAGTTTCAAACTATGGAAATGCTAATGCTCACACAGTTGTCAGTAGCGAAGAAGCTGCAACTAATCGAGAGCTCATGCAACCTCATCGGGGAGTCCGTGAGAAGGAGCTGCTACAG GCGGTCAATCAACTCGGTGATGCTAACGAGGTTTTGAACGAGCGTGCTGTAGCTGTAATGGCACGGATGAGTCACAAGCTAACAGGGCGTGACTTCTCTTCTGGGTCAGCGTTGTCAGGAGCAGGCAGCTCGATCCAACATGGCAGCGAACACTTGGCTTCAGGAGATACCCGGGATGTGGAACCTGGTTTATCCGTGAAGGTTCAGGTTCAGAAGCTTATACTCCAAGCGAGTTCACACGAACACTTGTGCCAAAATTACGTCGG GTGGTGCCCGTTTTGGTGA